One window from the genome of Mycolicibacterium gadium encodes:
- a CDS encoding methyltransferase, with the protein MKRHYRPVVFCSVPEKPATVPPARVVRIIESARTTLQKVNRAMVPGYIALLETAQGAWVSQALYVAAKLGIADELANGPKSADEVAAKVGGHPDSVFRLMRMLAGRDVFRQLSDGRFELAAMGEALRADAPNSLRSMVLFIGSPEHWAEWGELLHSVQTGRPSPEKLYGKSYFEHLNEAPEQAAIFNDAMSAMARLANETVIPAYDFSGFKLIADIGGGHGNLLSAILRSAPTARGVLFDLPSVVAGAGPVLEAAGVANRCAVEGGSFMDLVPDGADAYVMKSIIHDWDDEISEKILRNVRTAIASNGRLLLLELVLPERATSNWGAVLDMEMLVSPGGRERTRAEFANLLARCGFRLTRVVDTATPMMSIVEAAPV; encoded by the coding sequence ATGAAGCGGCACTATCGACCGGTAGTCTTTTGCTCCGTGCCTGAGAAGCCCGCAACAGTCCCACCCGCCCGCGTCGTCCGCATCATCGAGTCCGCCCGCACCACGCTGCAGAAGGTCAACCGCGCGATGGTGCCCGGCTACATCGCGTTGCTCGAGACGGCGCAGGGGGCCTGGGTGTCCCAGGCCCTCTACGTAGCCGCCAAACTCGGCATCGCCGACGAGCTCGCGAACGGCCCCAAGTCGGCCGACGAGGTCGCCGCCAAAGTGGGCGGGCACCCGGACTCGGTGTTCCGCTTGATGCGCATGCTCGCCGGCCGGGATGTGTTCCGCCAACTCTCCGATGGCCGGTTCGAGTTGGCCGCCATGGGCGAAGCATTGCGCGCCGATGCACCCAATTCCCTGCGGTCGATGGTCCTGTTCATCGGATCTCCGGAGCACTGGGCTGAATGGGGCGAGCTGCTGCATTCGGTGCAGACGGGTCGACCCTCACCTGAAAAGCTCTACGGCAAGTCGTATTTCGAGCATCTCAACGAGGCGCCCGAGCAGGCTGCGATCTTCAACGACGCCATGTCAGCAATGGCGAGGTTGGCCAACGAAACTGTGATCCCGGCGTATGACTTCTCCGGCTTCAAGCTCATCGCCGATATCGGCGGAGGTCACGGCAACCTGCTCAGCGCCATTCTGCGCTCGGCCCCGACCGCCCGCGGCGTACTGTTCGATCTCCCGTCGGTCGTGGCCGGCGCGGGGCCGGTGCTCGAGGCCGCCGGCGTCGCGAATCGTTGCGCCGTCGAGGGGGGTTCATTCATGGACCTGGTTCCCGACGGGGCCGATGCCTACGTGATGAAGTCGATCATCCATGACTGGGATGACGAGATCTCCGAGAAGATCCTGCGCAACGTCCGCACCGCGATCGCGTCGAACGGCCGGCTGCTGCTGCTCGAACTCGTGCTGCCAGAGCGTGCGACCTCGAACTGGGGGGCCGTGCTCGACATGGAGATGCTCGTCTCCCCCGGCGGCCGGGAGCGCACGCGCGCAGAGTTCGCGAATCTGTTGGCGCGATGCGGGTTTCGGCTCACCCGTGTCGTCGACACCGCGACGCCGATGATGTCGATCGTGGAGGCCGCTCCGGTCTGA
- a CDS encoding YihY/virulence factor BrkB family protein, translating to MKDQSQPLPLPPSRHHIRHIVRRTLSKSWDDSIFSESAQAAFWCALSLPPLLLGMLGSLAYIAPLFGPETLPAIQEQLVGTAERFFSSSVVDEIIEPTVRDIVRGARGEVVSIGFVISLWAGSSAISSFVDSIVEAHDQTPLRHPVRQRFFALGLYVVMLVAAIAAAPFVALGPRKIAEQLPQSWDNALAFGYYPLLFVTLVVAMNILYRVSLPEPLPTHRLVLGSILATVVFLGATLGLRVYLTWITSTGYTYGALATPIAFLLFAFFLGFAIMLGAELNAAIQEEWPASPTHAKRVRLWLKQKAEARNGRGVPPARDDDKAPAADPTPDAATS from the coding sequence ATGAAAGACCAGTCCCAGCCGTTACCCCTTCCGCCATCACGCCATCACATCAGGCATATCGTCCGGCGCACACTCTCGAAGAGTTGGGACGACTCGATTTTCTCCGAGTCAGCGCAGGCGGCGTTCTGGTGCGCGCTGTCGCTGCCGCCGCTGCTGTTGGGAATGCTGGGGAGTCTGGCGTACATCGCGCCTCTGTTCGGCCCGGAAACGCTGCCTGCCATCCAGGAGCAGCTGGTCGGCACGGCGGAACGGTTCTTCTCCTCCAGTGTCGTGGACGAAATCATCGAGCCCACGGTGCGCGACATCGTCAGGGGCGCCAGGGGTGAAGTGGTGTCGATCGGCTTCGTGATCTCGCTGTGGGCGGGCTCGTCGGCCATCTCGTCGTTCGTCGACTCCATCGTCGAGGCTCACGACCAGACACCACTGCGCCATCCGGTGCGGCAACGGTTCTTCGCGCTGGGCCTGTACGTGGTGATGCTCGTGGCGGCGATTGCGGCCGCGCCGTTCGTCGCACTAGGGCCGCGCAAGATCGCCGAACAGCTGCCCCAAAGCTGGGACAACGCACTGGCCTTCGGCTACTACCCCTTGCTGTTCGTCACGCTGGTGGTGGCGATGAACATCCTCTATCGGGTGTCTCTGCCCGAACCGCTACCGACACATCGGCTTGTCCTGGGGTCGATCCTGGCGACTGTCGTCTTCCTGGGGGCGACATTGGGGCTGCGGGTATACCTTACGTGGATCACCAGCACCGGCTACACCTACGGCGCGCTCGCGACGCCGATCGCGTTCCTGCTGTTCGCCTTCTTCCTCGGCTTCGCGATCATGCTGGGCGCCGAACTGAACGCCGCGATTCAGGAGGAATGGCCCGCGTCCCCAACCCATGCCAAACGGGTTCGGTTGTGGCTCAAGCAGAAGGCCGAGGCGCGCAACGGTCGCGGCGTACCGCCCGCGCGGGACGACGACAAAGCGCCGGCGGCGGACCCGACCCCCGACGCCGCTACTTCTTGA
- a CDS encoding TOBE domain-containing protein, producing the protein MPEIRVREAAELLGVSDDTVRRWIDDGALTAHLDASGRKAIDGAALAAFARTKASVAPKDPLSVASSARNRFAGLVTKVVTDTVMAQVEMQCGPFTIVSLMSTDAVRELQLEPGSVAVAVVKATTVVVETSGGQ; encoded by the coding sequence GTGCCGGAAATTCGCGTCCGTGAAGCAGCCGAACTCCTGGGGGTCAGCGACGACACCGTGCGCCGCTGGATCGATGACGGCGCCTTGACCGCTCACCTCGATGCGTCGGGTCGCAAAGCGATCGACGGGGCCGCGTTGGCCGCATTCGCCAGGACGAAGGCGAGTGTGGCGCCCAAGGACCCGCTGAGCGTCGCGAGTTCGGCGCGCAACCGCTTCGCCGGACTGGTGACAAAGGTCGTCACGGACACCGTCATGGCTCAGGTCGAGATGCAGTGCGGACCGTTCACCATCGTCTCGTTGATGAGCACGGACGCCGTAAGGGAACTGCAGCTCGAGCCGGGCAGTGTGGCCGTTGCGGTCGTGAAGGCAACCACCGTGGTCGTGGAGACGTCTGGGGGCCAATGA
- a CDS encoding DUF6197 family protein, which produces MADMNTDREVIEGALALIEADGGWTQGTYCRDAEGNQVRPSVDSPGDWVRVRTQHVGAGGYRERTEPVAAPCSFCLGGALRTAAGYWHSGQPYAAQMQVDRLELLLVRLANSANAMDWPNLDAFNDDVHTTAADAVLMLKRAAAHVDA; this is translated from the coding sequence ATGGCTGACATGAATACCGACCGCGAGGTAATCGAGGGCGCCCTGGCGCTCATCGAGGCTGACGGTGGGTGGACCCAGGGCACCTACTGCCGCGACGCCGAGGGTAACCAGGTGCGCCCCTCAGTCGACTCGCCGGGCGACTGGGTGCGGGTGCGCACCCAGCACGTCGGCGCGGGAGGCTACCGGGAACGCACCGAGCCCGTCGCCGCCCCATGCAGCTTCTGCCTAGGAGGGGCGCTACGTACCGCGGCTGGCTACTGGCACAGTGGGCAGCCTTACGCGGCGCAAATGCAGGTCGATCGGCTCGAGTTACTACTGGTGCGGCTCGCCAACTCCGCCAACGCAATGGACTGGCCGAACCTGGACGCCTTCAACGATGACGTGCACACGACCGCGGCCGACGCGGTGCTCATGCTGAAGCGCGCCGCCGCCCACGTCGACGCCTAG
- a CDS encoding alkylmercury lyase produces MRVELLTSPGCPNAEQARSVIEHCLGALGIQAPIIDRVGHYPSPTVLVNGVDVMRPDSAPPSGDACRLDLPTHERVRDALRAASARPTG; encoded by the coding sequence ATGCGCGTCGAACTGCTGACCTCACCAGGCTGCCCGAACGCCGAGCAGGCCAGGTCGGTTATCGAACACTGCCTCGGCGCGCTCGGCATCCAAGCGCCCATCATCGACCGCGTGGGGCACTACCCGTCACCCACCGTGCTCGTCAACGGCGTCGATGTGATGCGGCCAGACTCTGCCCCGCCCAGCGGGGATGCGTGCCGCTTGGACCTGCCGACCCACGAACGTGTACGGGACGCATTACGGGCCGCCAGCGCACGTCCAACTGGGTAA
- a CDS encoding zinc finger domain-containing protein yields MSVNAGGPAEQPEGGSTGLAGGHRRREVAAALQVACPVPTCGAQPGQPCTIRRHHGPDARHRARIEVARPRKPQPAPWPVDGAGLLLLCQQCWQEISGDGYATANHRAAFMRGKALLAWRRDNPGVDVRRGPAPVPWRLVHRACDNGRRDDDFRIDARYLRNACQLLHLSVRLTGKQWVPNTDWAALVAHIMRASAAPEPETAAAAQRRAEAAKRAVPQEDQDG; encoded by the coding sequence GTGAGCGTCAACGCTGGCGGCCCAGCGGAGCAGCCCGAGGGTGGCAGCACCGGTCTGGCCGGCGGTCACCGCAGACGGGAAGTGGCAGCAGCACTGCAGGTTGCCTGCCCTGTCCCGACGTGCGGTGCGCAGCCGGGCCAGCCGTGCACCATCCGGCGCCATCATGGCCCCGATGCGCGCCACCGTGCCCGCATCGAGGTGGCCAGGCCCAGGAAGCCGCAGCCCGCACCGTGGCCCGTCGATGGGGCTGGGCTGCTGCTGTTGTGTCAGCAGTGCTGGCAGGAGATTTCGGGAGACGGTTACGCCACCGCCAACCACCGCGCGGCCTTCATGCGCGGCAAGGCCCTGCTGGCGTGGCGGCGGGACAACCCCGGCGTAGACGTACGGCGCGGCCCGGCCCCGGTGCCGTGGCGGCTGGTCCACCGGGCTTGCGACAACGGTCGCCGTGACGACGACTTCCGCATCGACGCGCGGTACCTGCGCAATGCCTGCCAGCTGCTGCACCTGAGCGTACGGCTGACCGGCAAGCAGTGGGTGCCGAACACCGACTGGGCCGCGCTCGTCGCGCACATCATGCGCGCCTCAGCAGCCCCGGAACCAGAAACGGCGGCGGCAGCCCAACGCCGCGCCGAGGCCGCCAAGCGCGCTGTGCCGCAGGAGGATCAGGACGGCTGA
- a CDS encoding RNA polymerase sigma factor, which translates to MTPACVGIRTAHRNEVRRKGDVAATKASPAIDQPVKRTATKTPAKKAPAAKTANGSAPAKRAAKTPAAKATKATTAAKATTAKATTATKPTKAAAKAAPAKRAAKAKTDGAPATRGRAKKATSPEADATKVDGEVEELETDDVEVEPDGDLEVEDVDLEDLEVDDDEPVAAEAEEGAAAKPAPKVAVAAPATDDEEIAEPSEKDKASGDFVWDEEESEALRQARKDAELTASADSVRAYLKQIGKVALLNAEEEVELAKRIEAGLYATQLMAELADKGEKLPAAQRRDMAWICRDGDRAKNHLLKANLRLVVSLAKRYTGRGMAFLDLIQEGNLGLIRAVEKFDYTKGYKFSTYATWWIRQAITRAMADQARTIRIPVHMVEVINKLGRIQRELLQDLGREPTPEELAKEMDITPEKVLEIQQYAREPISLDQTIGDEGDSQLGDFIEDSEAVVAVDAVSFTLLQDQLQSVLETLSEREAGVVRLRFGLTDGQPRTLDEIGQVYGVTRERIRQIESKTMSKLRHPSRSQVLRDYLD; encoded by the coding sequence ATGACCCCAGCCTGCGTTGGGATCCGCACTGCCCACCGGAACGAAGTACGACGAAAGGGTGACGTGGCAGCGACTAAGGCAAGCCCGGCAATCGATCAGCCGGTGAAGCGCACCGCTACCAAGACCCCGGCCAAGAAGGCCCCGGCGGCGAAGACCGCCAACGGTTCGGCACCAGCCAAGCGGGCCGCCAAGACTCCGGCCGCGAAGGCGACCAAGGCCACGACCGCCGCCAAGGCGACCACCGCCAAGGCGACCACCGCGACCAAGCCCACCAAGGCTGCGGCCAAGGCCGCGCCCGCCAAGCGGGCCGCCAAAGCCAAGACCGACGGCGCGCCGGCGACCCGCGGCCGGGCCAAGAAGGCCACGTCGCCCGAGGCGGATGCGACGAAGGTCGACGGCGAGGTCGAAGAGCTCGAGACCGACGACGTCGAGGTGGAGCCCGACGGTGACCTCGAAGTAGAGGACGTCGATCTGGAAGACCTAGAAGTCGACGACGACGAGCCCGTCGCGGCTGAGGCCGAGGAAGGCGCGGCCGCCAAGCCTGCACCCAAGGTCGCGGTGGCAGCCCCCGCGACCGACGACGAGGAGATCGCCGAGCCGAGCGAAAAGGACAAGGCGTCGGGCGACTTCGTCTGGGACGAAGAGGAATCCGAGGCTCTGCGGCAGGCCCGCAAGGACGCCGAGCTGACGGCATCTGCGGACTCGGTGCGCGCCTACCTGAAGCAGATCGGCAAGGTGGCACTGCTCAACGCCGAGGAAGAGGTCGAGCTCGCCAAGCGCATCGAGGCCGGCCTGTACGCCACCCAGCTGATGGCTGAACTCGCCGACAAGGGCGAAAAGCTGCCCGCCGCGCAGCGGCGCGACATGGCGTGGATCTGCCGTGACGGCGACCGCGCGAAAAACCATCTGCTGAAAGCGAACCTGCGTCTGGTCGTGTCGCTGGCCAAGCGCTACACCGGTCGCGGTATGGCGTTCCTGGACCTCATCCAGGAGGGCAACCTCGGTCTGATCCGTGCGGTCGAGAAGTTCGACTACACCAAGGGCTACAAATTCTCGACGTACGCGACATGGTGGATCCGGCAGGCGATCACCCGCGCGATGGCCGACCAGGCCCGCACCATCCGCATCCCGGTGCACATGGTCGAGGTGATCAACAAGCTCGGCCGCATCCAGCGAGAGCTGCTTCAGGACCTGGGCCGCGAGCCCACTCCCGAAGAGCTGGCCAAGGAAATGGACATCACGCCGGAGAAGGTGCTGGAGATCCAGCAGTACGCGCGTGAGCCGATCTCGCTGGACCAGACCATCGGTGATGAGGGCGATTCGCAGCTGGGCGACTTCATCGAGGACTCCGAGGCCGTGGTCGCGGTCGACGCGGTGAGCTTCACGCTGCTACAGGATCAGCTGCAGTCGGTGCTGGAGACGCTGTCGGAACGCGAAGCGGGTGTGGTTCGGTTGCGGTTCGGCCTGACCGACGGCCAGCCGCGCACCCTCGACGAGATCGGTCAGGTCTACGGCGTCACGCGTGAGCGCATCCGCCAGATCGAGTCCAAGACGATGTCGAAGTTGCGCCACCCCAGCCGCTCTCAGGTGCTGCGCGACTACCTGGACTAG
- a CDS encoding tyrosine-type recombinase/integrase translates to MAAKRTPPPPPDLQPLVASWELALRSDRKSRETIKSYLAGVNQFLAWCDAEGQVPELTKPLVRAFVAHLLEQGAEPATARARQLSLRRFSAWLEEEGEIDSDPLLGLKAPKLDTKVTQSLDDEQVRALVKACAGKELRDRRDEALVRLMVETGMRAGEAVALRLDDIDLVRGVAMVVRGKGGKGRLVPFGAQTARAIDRYMRLRRAHLRADTADLWLGERQKGFSYYGLHAALRDRAAKAGLVSFHPHLLRHTAASRWLAAGGSEGGLMAVAGWTTRDMIDRYTRSTAAERAAAEARSLGLGDL, encoded by the coding sequence GTGGCCGCTAAGCGCACTCCCCCGCCGCCACCCGACTTGCAGCCACTGGTGGCCAGCTGGGAGCTGGCACTGCGCAGCGACCGCAAAAGCCGCGAGACCATCAAGAGCTACCTGGCTGGCGTCAACCAGTTCCTCGCCTGGTGTGATGCCGAGGGCCAGGTGCCCGAGCTGACCAAGCCGCTGGTCCGCGCCTTCGTGGCACACCTGTTGGAGCAGGGTGCTGAACCGGCAACGGCGCGAGCGCGGCAGCTCTCACTGCGCCGCTTCTCCGCATGGCTTGAGGAGGAGGGCGAGATCGACAGCGACCCGCTGCTGGGGTTGAAGGCACCCAAGCTGGACACGAAGGTGACGCAGAGCTTGGACGACGAGCAGGTGCGCGCCCTCGTCAAGGCGTGCGCGGGCAAGGAGTTGCGCGACCGGCGCGACGAGGCGCTGGTGCGGCTGATGGTCGAGACGGGCATGCGGGCCGGTGAGGCGGTGGCGCTGCGCCTCGACGACATCGACTTGGTGCGCGGGGTGGCGATGGTGGTGCGCGGCAAGGGCGGCAAGGGTCGCCTGGTGCCCTTCGGCGCACAGACGGCGCGGGCCATCGACCGCTACATGCGACTGCGCCGCGCCCACCTGCGGGCCGACACCGCCGACTTGTGGCTGGGCGAGCGGCAGAAGGGGTTCAGCTACTACGGGTTGCACGCGGCGCTGCGCGACCGGGCGGCCAAGGCGGGCCTGGTGAGCTTCCACCCCCATCTGCTACGCCACACCGCCGCATCGCGGTGGCTGGCCGCCGGTGGCAGCGAGGGCGGTCTGATGGCCGTGGCGGGGTGGACCACCCGCGACATGATCGACCGGTACACCCGCAGCACCGCCGCCGAGCGCGCGGCAGCGGAAGCCCGCAGCCTCGGCCTGGGCGACCTGTAG
- a CDS encoding cation diffusion facilitator family transporter, giving the protein MSTETLPAAEVERLTRRGLRLAQFTVGYNVIEGAVAITAGLLAGLVSVVGFGIDSGIESIAAVLVGMRLAARLRHGHADERKERLVLKLVASTFFLLAAYVTVEGIRSLVNGEEPERSLVSIGLLVASIIIMPILAAAKKRVGNRLQDNLILADAAQTRICVLLSISTLLGVGLFELTGAAWLDPVAGFVIAAFAIHEGREAWAGELVCDDDD; this is encoded by the coding sequence ATGAGCACCGAGACCCTCCCCGCAGCTGAGGTGGAACGGCTTACCCGCCGGGGCCTGCGGCTTGCGCAGTTCACCGTGGGCTACAACGTCATCGAAGGGGCTGTCGCCATCACTGCCGGACTACTTGCCGGACTGGTGTCGGTTGTGGGCTTCGGCATCGACTCCGGCATCGAGTCAATCGCCGCCGTGCTGGTGGGCATGCGGCTGGCCGCGCGGCTGCGCCACGGGCACGCCGACGAACGCAAGGAGCGCCTGGTGCTCAAGCTGGTTGCCTCCACGTTCTTCCTGCTAGCTGCCTACGTGACCGTCGAGGGCATCCGCAGCTTGGTCAACGGCGAGGAGCCCGAGCGGTCGTTGGTCAGCATTGGCCTGCTGGTTGCGTCGATCATCATCATGCCTATCTTGGCGGCAGCGAAGAAGCGGGTGGGCAACCGGCTGCAGGACAACCTAATTCTTGCGGACGCTGCCCAGACGAGAATATGTGTCTTGCTTAGCATTTCGACGCTTCTGGGCGTCGGGCTGTTCGAACTGACAGGCGCCGCCTGGCTCGATCCGGTGGCCGGGTTCGTCATAGCCGCTTTCGCGATTCATGAGGGCCGCGAGGCCTGGGCTGGCGAGCTGGTGTGCGATGACGACGATTGA
- a CDS encoding phage major capsid protein — translation MAGLQEQLARLEQLREQAAAKREAILDKVEAEGRDELTVEETTEFRQRTGHIAELDGLIAEQRAELERSGKLDPDTQRVRQASGADGGAGATEAQAWAQRAAQAVHAMGGEGRALVSGAVDVPRLVEPNVTPLARPTRLIDLLVNRKQLEGNAFEYFRQTVRINNAAPVPDNALKPTSVLTTEAVQDRARVIAHLSEPAPIRLLQDVEGLQVWLASEMAEGVLDALERQIIRGDGTGENVAGVLSVAGTVPVAFATDAPTTLRKALTTMQTAGETPNAVVLHPSDAEAVDLSRWGANGGYLLPNAFSGAPGGNVFGGPEIQRVISPSIPAGTALLGDWQQVQLYVREQVNVLLDMSGDLFTHNQFIARGEGRFGIGVLRPSAFAVVDLTA, via the coding sequence ATGGCTGGATTGCAGGAGCAGCTGGCCCGCTTGGAGCAGCTGCGCGAACAGGCCGCCGCCAAGCGGGAGGCCATCCTCGACAAGGTCGAAGCCGAAGGCCGCGACGAACTCACCGTCGAGGAGACGACCGAGTTCCGGCAGCGCACCGGCCACATCGCCGAACTGGACGGCCTGATCGCTGAGCAGCGCGCCGAACTGGAGCGCAGCGGCAAGCTCGACCCCGACACGCAGCGCGTGCGCCAGGCATCGGGCGCCGATGGCGGCGCTGGCGCAACCGAGGCGCAGGCGTGGGCGCAGCGCGCCGCCCAGGCGGTGCACGCCATGGGCGGTGAGGGCCGCGCGCTCGTCAGCGGTGCGGTCGACGTGCCGCGCCTGGTCGAGCCCAACGTCACGCCGCTCGCCCGGCCCACCCGGCTCATCGACCTGCTGGTCAACCGCAAGCAGCTGGAGGGCAACGCCTTCGAGTACTTCCGGCAGACAGTGCGCATCAACAACGCCGCGCCGGTGCCCGACAACGCACTCAAGCCCACCAGCGTGCTCACCACCGAGGCGGTGCAGGACCGTGCCCGCGTCATCGCCCACCTGTCCGAGCCAGCACCCATCAGGCTGCTGCAGGACGTCGAGGGCCTGCAGGTGTGGCTGGCCAGCGAGATGGCCGAGGGCGTGCTGGACGCGCTGGAGCGCCAGATCATCCGCGGTGACGGCACGGGGGAGAACGTGGCCGGCGTCCTGTCCGTCGCGGGCACCGTGCCGGTCGCCTTCGCCACCGATGCGCCCACCACGCTGCGCAAGGCACTCACCACCATGCAGACAGCAGGCGAGACGCCCAACGCGGTGGTGCTGCACCCCAGCGACGCTGAGGCTGTAGACCTTTCGCGCTGGGGAGCGAACGGCGGCTACCTGCTGCCCAACGCGTTCAGCGGCGCACCCGGCGGCAACGTATTCGGCGGCCCCGAGATCCAGCGCGTCATCAGCCCAAGCATCCCGGCAGGCACGGCGCTGCTGGGCGACTGGCAGCAGGTGCAGCTGTACGTGCGCGAGCAGGTCAACGTGCTGCTCGACATGTCCGGCGACCTGTTCACGCACAACCAGTTCATCGCCCGTGGTGAGGGCCGCTTCGGCATCGGGGTGCTGCGGCCTTCGGCGTTCGCGGTAGTTGACCTGACGGCGTAG
- a CDS encoding ArsR/SmtB family transcription factor — MTINREGNTATPQRGGLGTDAAVALFHSLSDGARLAIVRRLAQGEARVADMNAELGLAQSTVSAHVACLRNCGLVTGRPEGRQVFYSLTRPELLDLLASAETLLAATGNAVALCPNYGTGTTAK, encoded by the coding sequence ATGACGATCAATCGCGAGGGCAATACCGCCACACCACAGCGCGGCGGTCTGGGCACGGACGCAGCAGTTGCCCTGTTCCACAGCCTCTCTGACGGGGCCCGGCTAGCCATCGTGCGCCGCCTGGCACAGGGCGAAGCGCGCGTTGCGGATATGAACGCCGAACTGGGCCTCGCCCAGTCGACGGTCTCAGCGCATGTCGCGTGCTTGCGGAACTGCGGGTTAGTCACGGGCCGCCCAGAGGGCAGGCAGGTGTTCTACTCCCTGACCCGACCGGAACTGCTCGACCTTCTGGCGTCGGCCGAAACCCTGCTCGCTGCCACTGGCAACGCCGTGGCGTTGTGCCCCAACTACGGAACAGGAACCACCGCCAAATGA
- the modA gene encoding molybdate ABC transporter substrate-binding protein, whose amino-acid sequence MKQSKVFASAATLALVLSACGSGDEPEDSQTIMVFAAASLKSAFTEIGEQFNADNPGTTVEFSFAGSSDLVTQLTQGAQADVFASADTQNMGKATQAGLLDGEPVNFASNTLTIAVAPGNPKRIMSFRDLTKPGLAVVVCAPQVPCGSAAQRVEDAAGVDITPVSEETSVSDVLNKVTTGQADAGLVYVTDATGAGDKVTAVPFPESADAVNTYPIAALKSSEHRELARKFIDAVTGEAGQTTLTAAGFAKP is encoded by the coding sequence ATGAAGCAGTCCAAGGTGTTTGCATCGGCGGCGACTTTGGCGTTGGTGTTGTCGGCGTGCGGATCTGGCGACGAGCCGGAGGACAGCCAAACGATCATGGTGTTCGCGGCGGCCTCATTGAAGTCGGCGTTCACCGAGATCGGTGAGCAGTTCAACGCCGACAATCCGGGGACGACGGTGGAGTTCTCGTTCGCGGGCTCCTCGGATCTGGTCACCCAGCTGACACAGGGCGCACAGGCTGACGTCTTCGCGTCCGCCGACACCCAGAACATGGGCAAGGCGACTCAGGCTGGACTGCTGGACGGCGAACCGGTTAACTTCGCATCCAACACGTTGACGATCGCGGTTGCACCGGGAAATCCGAAGCGGATCATGTCATTTCGGGATCTGACGAAGCCCGGACTCGCCGTGGTGGTGTGCGCGCCGCAGGTGCCGTGCGGCTCGGCGGCCCAGCGGGTCGAGGACGCCGCCGGGGTAGATATCACACCAGTGAGCGAGGAAACGTCGGTCAGCGACGTGCTCAACAAGGTGACGACGGGCCAGGCCGATGCCGGTCTGGTGTACGTCACCGACGCGACGGGCGCGGGGGACAAGGTCACTGCCGTGCCGTTTCCAGAATCCGCCGATGCCGTGAACACCTATCCGATCGCCGCGCTCAAGTCCTCCGAACACCGGGAACTGGCCCGCAAGTTCATCGACGCCGTCACGGGTGAGGCCGGTCAGACGACGCTGACTGCTGCCGGCTTCGCCAAACCCTGA
- a CDS encoding RidA family protein yields the protein MTRRNVSSGSEYEATVGYSRAVRTGPFVAVAGTTGAGDSVAAQARDALRRIEIALQDAGASLADVVRTRMYVTDISRWHDVGAVHAEVFGDVMPVATMVEVSALIAPEHFVEIEVDAYVAD from the coding sequence ATGACGCGCCGCAATGTCTCCTCCGGCTCCGAGTACGAGGCCACGGTCGGATACTCGCGGGCGGTGCGGACCGGCCCATTCGTCGCCGTCGCGGGCACCACGGGCGCCGGTGACAGTGTCGCGGCGCAAGCACGGGACGCGTTGCGGCGCATAGAAATAGCTTTGCAGGACGCCGGCGCCTCCTTGGCGGACGTGGTGCGCACACGGATGTACGTGACGGACATCTCGCGCTGGCACGACGTCGGCGCAGTCCATGCCGAGGTATTCGGCGACGTCATGCCGGTGGCGACCATGGTCGAGGTGTCGGCTCTGATCGCGCCCGAACACTTCGTGGAGATCGAGGTCGACGCCTACGTGGCTGACTAG
- a CDS encoding DUF7455 domain-containing protein, producing the protein MTATLISPELTKADRCDRCGAAARVRAKLPSGGELLFCQHHANEHEAKLVELAAVLESSPLEA; encoded by the coding sequence ATGACCGCAACGCTCATTAGCCCGGAATTGACCAAGGCTGACCGCTGCGATCGCTGCGGAGCCGCGGCTCGCGTACGGGCGAAGCTCCCGTCGGGCGGCGAACTGCTGTTCTGCCAGCATCACGCCAACGAGCACGAGGCCAAGCTGGTGGAGCTTGCCGCCGTTCTCGAATCGAGCCCGCTCGAGGCATAA
- a CDS encoding DUF952 domain-containing protein has product MTPLPAVLVHICGAEDWRSAQDRGELRPDSLASHGFVHLSTPEQVHLPANRLYTGRSDLVLLRIDPARLSSPIRWEPGVPSDPDAMVFPHLYGPLPTEAVISVTRYEPGADGVFAPLEQ; this is encoded by the coding sequence ATGACACCCTTGCCGGCTGTGCTGGTCCACATTTGCGGCGCCGAGGATTGGCGGTCGGCTCAGGACCGCGGTGAGCTACGGCCCGACTCGCTGGCCTCACACGGTTTCGTGCATCTGTCCACGCCCGAGCAGGTGCACCTGCCGGCCAACCGGCTCTACACCGGCCGCTCAGACCTCGTACTGCTGCGCATCGACCCTGCACGCCTGTCCTCTCCGATCCGCTGGGAACCCGGTGTGCCGAGCGATCCCGATGCGATGGTGTTCCCACATTTGTACGGTCCACTACCTACCGAAGCTGTGATCAGTGTCACGCGTTACGAGCCGGGTGCCGACGGCGTTTTCGCGCCGCTCGAGCAGTAG